Proteins from one Calditrichota bacterium genomic window:
- a CDS encoding Crp/Fnr family transcriptional regulator → MPVTVEQADRVISSRFGALLGRDLTADLIRKCDVKVKSAHSVVFREGDFAAALFILLEGAVKLARFSREGKETVLHIAEAPAVIAEAAIFIGRYPAAAIVQRDASLLVVPREVVMEMVGKSAPFARFLLEGMAIWLKRMVARIEQLTMESGTARVARHLLELYERSSPPGTPLACPKVTIGQSKGDLATMLNIAQPSLSRILRRMQDEGAVLVEGREFTLLDLAALRRMTLPAID, encoded by the coding sequence ATGCCGGTTACTGTAGAGCAAGCCGATCGGGTCATTTCCAGCCGGTTTGGTGCGCTGCTCGGCCGGGACCTGACGGCTGACCTGATCAGAAAGTGCGACGTGAAGGTCAAATCGGCGCATTCGGTGGTCTTTCGCGAGGGGGACTTTGCCGCAGCGCTCTTCATACTGCTTGAGGGAGCCGTCAAACTGGCCCGATTCAGCCGGGAGGGCAAGGAGACGGTCCTCCATATTGCCGAGGCGCCGGCAGTGATAGCCGAGGCTGCGATCTTCATCGGACGTTATCCCGCGGCGGCGATCGTCCAACGCGACGCGTCGCTGCTGGTTGTGCCGCGCGAAGTGGTGATGGAAATGGTCGGGAAAAGTGCGCCTTTTGCGCGGTTTTTACTCGAAGGGATGGCGATCTGGCTCAAGCGGATGGTGGCGCGAATCGAGCAGTTAACGATGGAGAGCGGAACGGCGCGGGTAGCGCGGCATCTTCTTGAACTCTACGAGCGTTCGAGTCCGCCCGGGACACCGCTGGCATGTCCCAAGGTGACGATCGGTCAGTCCAAGGGCGACCTTGCGACGATGCTGAACATCGCTCAGCCGTCGCTGTCGCGCATTCTGCGCCGGATGCAGGACGAGGGTGCGGTTCTTGTTGAGGGGCGGGAGTTTACGCTGCTCGATCTGGCTGCGCTGCGACGGATGACACTGCCGGCGATTGATTAG